A single Dreissena polymorpha isolate Duluth1 chromosome 14, UMN_Dpol_1.0, whole genome shotgun sequence DNA region contains:
- the LOC127856974 gene encoding brevican core protein-like isoform X2 — translation MSYPVTPTASQDVLHDSNYSNISRLKHYCRQRIGHLAHIMTSLENDFVKNHAREMQTHHWWIGLNYQVVEGHFIWDDDDTEATFTDWGTNKPQGGGEDCVALDYQDGYMWGDFPCTMQLFPVCKAQ, via the exons ATGTCATATCCAGTTACGCCAACAGCGTCGCAAGATGTATTGCATGATAGTAATTATTCTAATATTTCCAGATTAAag CACTATTGTCGACAACGTATTGGTCATCTAGCACACATTATGACATCGTTGGAAAACGACTTCGTCAAGAATCATGCCAGAGAAATGCAAA CTCACCACTGGTGGATAGGCCTGAACTATCAGGTGGTGGAAGGACACTTTATTTGGGATGACGACGATACAGAGGCGACATTTACAG ACTGGGGCACCAACAAGCCTCAAGGAGGTGGAGAAGACTGCGTTGCTCTCGACTATCAGGATGGCTATATGTGGGGAGATTTCCCTTGCACTATGCAGCTGTTTCCAGTCTGCAAAGCACAGTAA
- the LOC127858969 gene encoding snaclec echicetin subunit alpha-like isoform X3, translating to MQLVLIIALIIGIADANTLSVCPNGWIAYEGSCYLFGHEDIPMTFTAAEQYCRQHGGGHLIHVENVQENAFIKDQLRERKHFQPDDHDTLDQDCLIFTSVYDFRWADVQCSYKFPPICEIRSEHIEPGVVG from the exons ATGCAGCTCGTGCTTATAATAGCGCTTATAATTGGCATCGCAGATG CAAACACGTTATCCGTCTGTCCTAACGGCTGGATAGCGTACGAGGGTTCCTGTTATCTTTTTGGACATGAGGATATTCCGATGACATTCACAGCGGCTGAG CAATACTGCCGTCAACATGGCGGCGGCCATCTTATACACGTGGAGAACGTTCAGGAAAATGCATTCATCAAGGACCAACTTCGTGAACGCAAAC ACTTTCAGCCGGATGACCACGATACTCTCGACCAGGATTGTTTGATATTTACGTCCGTATATGATTTCCGTTGGGCTGACGTGCAGTGTTCATATAAGTTTCCACCAATATGTGAAATAAG ATCGGAACACATCGAGCCAGGAGTTGTTGGTTAA
- the LOC127858969 gene encoding perlucin-like protein isoform X1 yields the protein MQLVLIIALIIGIADANTLSVCPNGWIAYEGSCYLFGHEDIPMTFTAAEQYCRQHGGGHLIHVENVQENAFIKDQLRERKPIHWWLGITDEETEGIWKWFDDDSVATYTDFQPDDHDTLDQDCLIFTSVYDFRWADVQCSYKFPPICEIRSEHIEPGVVG from the exons ATGCAGCTCGTGCTTATAATAGCGCTTATAATTGGCATCGCAGATG CAAACACGTTATCCGTCTGTCCTAACGGCTGGATAGCGTACGAGGGTTCCTGTTATCTTTTTGGACATGAGGATATTCCGATGACATTCACAGCGGCTGAG CAATACTGCCGTCAACATGGCGGCGGCCATCTTATACACGTGGAGAACGTTCAGGAAAATGCATTCATCAAGGACCAACTTCGTGAACGCAAAC CAATCCATTGGTGGCTGGGCATCACTGACGAAGAAACGGAAGGCATTTGGAAATGGTTTGACGACGACAGTGTCGCTACGTACACAG ACTTTCAGCCGGATGACCACGATACTCTCGACCAGGATTGTTTGATATTTACGTCCGTATATGATTTCCGTTGGGCTGACGTGCAGTGTTCATATAAGTTTCCACCAATATGTGAAATAAG ATCGGAACACATCGAGCCAGGAGTTGTTGGTTAA
- the LOC127858969 gene encoding asialoglycoprotein receptor 1-like isoform X2, with translation MVMHNSNTLSVCPNGWIAYEGSCYLFGHEDIPMTFTAAEQYCRQHGGGHLIHVENVQENAFIKDQLRERKPIHWWLGITDEETEGIWKWFDDDSVATYTDFQPDDHDTLDQDCLIFTSVYDFRWADVQCSYKFPPICEIRSEHIEPGVVG, from the exons ATGGTAATGCATAATT CAAACACGTTATCCGTCTGTCCTAACGGCTGGATAGCGTACGAGGGTTCCTGTTATCTTTTTGGACATGAGGATATTCCGATGACATTCACAGCGGCTGAG CAATACTGCCGTCAACATGGCGGCGGCCATCTTATACACGTGGAGAACGTTCAGGAAAATGCATTCATCAAGGACCAACTTCGTGAACGCAAAC CAATCCATTGGTGGCTGGGCATCACTGACGAAGAAACGGAAGGCATTTGGAAATGGTTTGACGACGACAGTGTCGCTACGTACACAG ACTTTCAGCCGGATGACCACGATACTCTCGACCAGGATTGTTTGATATTTACGTCCGTATATGATTTCCGTTGGGCTGACGTGCAGTGTTCATATAAGTTTCCACCAATATGTGAAATAAG ATCGGAACACATCGAGCCAGGAGTTGTTGGTTAA
- the LOC127856974 gene encoding alpha-N-acetylgalactosamine-specific lectin-like isoform X1 translates to MSYPVTPTASQDVLHDSNYSNISRLKHYCRQRIGHLAHIMTSLENDFVKNHAREMQTHHWWIGLNYQVVEGHFIWDDDDTEATFTALVVLTQTAYSDNKVSCFPTRLGHQQASRRWRRLRCSRLSGWLYVGRFPLHYAAVSSLQSTVMLENTRRRRDYRVAAS, encoded by the exons ATGTCATATCCAGTTACGCCAACAGCGTCGCAAGATGTATTGCATGATAGTAATTATTCTAATATTTCCAGATTAAag CACTATTGTCGACAACGTATTGGTCATCTAGCACACATTATGACATCGTTGGAAAACGACTTCGTCAAGAATCATGCCAGAGAAATGCAAA CTCACCACTGGTGGATAGGCCTGAACTATCAGGTGGTGGAAGGACACTTTATTTGGGATGACGACGATACAGAGGCGACATTTACAG CCCTAGTCGTATTAACACAAACAGCATACTCCGATAACAAGGTTTCTTGTTTTCCTACAAGACTGGGGCACCAACAAGCCTCAAGGAGGTGGAGAAGACTGCGTTGCTCTCGACTATCAGGATGGCTATATGTGGGGAGATTTCCCTTGCACTATGCAGCTGTTTCCAGTCTGCAAAGCACAGTAATGCTGGAGAAT accAGAAGGAGAAGAGATTATAGGGTAGCAGCAAGCTGA